A stretch of Haloprofundus halophilus DNA encodes these proteins:
- the dcd gene encoding dCTP deaminase has product MILSDVDLLERLEAGDLVVDPLDDLDMQVQPASIDLRLGEEFLEFQRTNISCIHPNREEEIGQYVTETHVDEGDEFILHPGDFVLGTTKERVEIPPDLIATVEGRSSLGRLAIVIHATAGIVDPGYEGQITLELSNLGTAPVALSPGMRVSQLIFTELKTRAERPYGVERGSKYQGQRGPQASRLGDDPEFHGEK; this is encoded by the coding sequence ATGATACTCTCGGACGTTGACCTCCTCGAACGGCTGGAGGCCGGTGACCTCGTCGTCGACCCGCTCGACGACCTCGACATGCAAGTGCAACCGGCGAGCATCGACCTCCGACTCGGCGAGGAGTTCCTGGAGTTCCAGCGGACGAACATCTCCTGTATCCACCCCAACAGAGAGGAGGAGATCGGCCAGTACGTCACCGAAACCCACGTCGACGAGGGCGACGAGTTCATCCTCCATCCGGGCGATTTCGTGCTCGGCACGACGAAAGAGCGCGTCGAGATACCGCCGGACCTCATCGCCACGGTCGAGGGTCGCTCGTCGCTCGGTCGCCTCGCCATCGTCATCCACGCGACCGCCGGTATCGTCGACCCCGGTTACGAGGGCCAGATAACGCTCGAACTGTCGAACCTCGGCACCGCACCGGTCGCGCTCTCGCCGGGGATGCGCGTCTCCCAACTCATCTTCACCGAACTGAAGACGCGCGCCGAACGCCCCTACGGCGTCGAACGCGGGTCGAAGTATCAGGGCCAGCGCGGCCCGCAGGCGTCGCGGCTGGGCGACGACCCCGAGTTCCACGGCGAGAAATGA
- the truD gene encoding tRNA pseudouridine(13) synthase TruD produces the protein MREAHPIEREVGMEYYVSDADGIGGELRVEPEDFRVRELEAFDAAPVDSDPGAYANLVVRATLRGWDTNDFAARLSDSLGVSRERISWAGTKDKHAVTTQLFTIRGGDPDDVPDVRDADVEVVGRAGRDISFGDLAGNAFGIRVRDAERPENVGEITEQLREFGGVADDENAGDAPVVGVPNYFGQQRFGSRRPVTHVVGLHVVRGEWREAVLSYVGNPHENEPDETREARAVVDAEAERTDPDWHRALDRMPGYLRYERSMLHRLDEDGADSDDDWRHALEAVPSNLQRLFVNAAQSYVFNRILSERLRRGLPFDRPVEGDVACFSDRDAPEGLFRPDTDRLQKVTGRRVDIVGKHCGRGRAFVTAPLVGTETELGDGEPGEIEREILAELDLEPSDFDLPGNFESTGTRRAILVRTRMEIEEEPLNFEFSLPSGSYATAVMREYTKSGPLDL, from the coding sequence ATGCGCGAGGCACATCCCATCGAACGCGAGGTCGGCATGGAGTACTACGTGAGCGACGCCGACGGAATCGGGGGCGAACTCCGCGTCGAACCCGAGGATTTCCGCGTCCGCGAACTGGAGGCGTTCGACGCCGCGCCCGTCGACTCGGACCCCGGCGCGTACGCGAACCTCGTCGTCCGCGCGACGCTGCGCGGCTGGGACACCAACGACTTCGCCGCCCGCCTCTCCGATTCGCTGGGCGTCAGCCGCGAGCGCATCTCGTGGGCGGGGACGAAGGACAAACACGCCGTCACGACGCAACTGTTCACGATTCGCGGCGGCGACCCCGACGACGTGCCGGACGTGCGCGACGCCGACGTAGAGGTCGTCGGCCGCGCCGGTCGCGACATCTCTTTCGGGGATCTGGCGGGCAACGCGTTCGGGATTCGGGTTCGGGACGCGGAGCGGCCGGAGAACGTCGGCGAGATAACCGAGCAGTTGCGCGAGTTCGGCGGCGTGGCGGACGACGAAAACGCCGGCGACGCGCCGGTCGTCGGCGTCCCGAACTACTTCGGCCAGCAGCGCTTCGGCAGTCGTCGCCCCGTCACCCACGTCGTCGGCCTCCACGTCGTCCGCGGCGAGTGGCGCGAGGCCGTGCTCTCGTACGTCGGCAATCCGCACGAGAACGAACCCGACGAGACGCGGGAGGCCCGCGCCGTCGTCGACGCGGAAGCCGAGCGCACCGACCCCGACTGGCACCGCGCGCTCGACCGGATGCCCGGTTACCTCCGCTACGAGCGCTCGATGCTCCACCGCCTCGACGAGGACGGCGCGGACTCCGACGACGACTGGCGACACGCGCTCGAAGCCGTTCCGTCGAATCTCCAGCGATTGTTCGTCAACGCCGCGCAGTCGTACGTCTTCAACCGAATCCTCTCGGAGCGCCTCCGCCGCGGTCTGCCGTTCGATAGACCCGTCGAGGGCGACGTCGCCTGCTTCTCCGACCGCGACGCGCCCGAAGGCCTGTTCCGGCCGGACACCGACCGCCTGCAGAAAGTCACGGGCCGCCGCGTCGACATCGTGGGCAAGCACTGCGGGCGCGGCCGCGCGTTCGTCACCGCGCCGCTGGTCGGAACGGAGACGGAGTTGGGCGACGGCGAACCGGGCGAGATAGAGCGCGAGATTCTCGCCGAACTGGACCTCGAACCGAGCGACTTCGACCTCCCCGGAAACTTCGAATCGACGGGGACGCGCCGGGCGATTCTGGTCCGGACGCGGATGGAAATCGAGGAAGAGCCGCTGAACTTCGAGTTCTCGCTCCCGTCGGGGTCGTACGCGACGGCGGTGATGCGCGAGTACACGAAGTCGGGGCCGCTGGACCTGTAG
- a CDS encoding DUF2103 domain-containing protein has protein sequence MHCGRCGTPLEKPGDYCLTCRTGNCDAVVLDCSRERATLTFLDEDAVLGETTVTTMPETDEESGVVELRNFAGRVADEVRRKRPETVYAAGDRDVIRETRAQLHYEFYRVRDDDPVAAVVESRGERTLEVVEASPGEKLGGSHTTIIGGRKGRKAIGVVAGHPHVKKIIPGPIDAGGKGSRTSLRAKVTRADGNGNVRFLLRDGSSVQENRVVTTAMDRETGERVRDDLNDALADAELRPAD, from the coding sequence ATGCACTGCGGCCGGTGCGGCACGCCGTTGGAGAAGCCCGGAGACTACTGTCTGACCTGCCGCACCGGCAACTGCGACGCCGTCGTTCTCGACTGCTCGCGCGAGCGAGCGACGCTCACCTTTTTGGACGAAGATGCGGTTCTCGGCGAGACGACGGTGACGACGATGCCCGAGACGGACGAGGAGTCCGGCGTCGTCGAACTGCGGAACTTCGCCGGACGCGTCGCCGACGAAGTTCGGCGCAAGCGACCCGAGACGGTGTACGCGGCGGGCGACCGCGACGTCATCCGCGAGACGCGCGCGCAACTGCACTACGAGTTCTACCGCGTCCGCGACGACGACCCCGTCGCGGCCGTCGTCGAGAGTCGCGGCGAACGCACGCTCGAAGTCGTCGAAGCGTCGCCGGGCGAGAAACTCGGCGGGTCCCACACGACCATTATCGGCGGACGGAAAGGGCGGAAAGCCATCGGCGTCGTCGCCGGCCACCCGCACGTCAAGAAGATAATCCCCGGACCCATCGACGCCGGGGGGAAGGGGTCGCGGACGAGTCTCCGCGCGAAAGTCACCCGTGCCGACGGCAACGGCAACGTCCGGTTTCTGCTGCGCGACGGGTCGAGCGTCCAGGAGAACCGCGTCGTGACGACGGCGATGGACCGCGAGACGGGCGAGCGCGTCCGCGACGACCTGAACGACGCGCTCGCCGACGCGGAGCTACGACCGGCCGACTGA
- a CDS encoding thiamine-phosphate synthase family protein, producing MKFVEEVVVEEFLPTFRSMLAAELRDREFTQQEVAEALGVSQSAVSKYAHGRVARNEAVEADERVRDLVERVAEGLASGEMSQLQALVEAEVLIRHLEDGDLLADLHEDAMPELAEFEGEFDVHDPDSALRATERVLSSVRRGLRTLTNASGFAGLIPHVGSNLAECLPDAEEIEGVAAVPGRIFDVKGRATVAGDPEFGASGHVASVLLSARSAGAPVRAAVNVRYDPDIVASLEAAGYQSIEFDPDAPTDAVAAALDGVDLDETFVLYQTGSYGIEPITYVLGPDAPTVAAAVRELLR from the coding sequence ATGAAGTTCGTCGAGGAAGTCGTCGTCGAGGAGTTCCTCCCGACGTTTCGCTCGATGCTCGCCGCGGAACTCAGAGACAGGGAGTTCACCCAACAGGAGGTCGCCGAGGCGCTCGGCGTCAGCCAGAGCGCCGTCTCGAAGTACGCCCACGGTCGCGTCGCCCGAAACGAGGCCGTCGAGGCCGACGAGCGCGTCAGAGACCTGGTCGAACGCGTGGCCGAGGGGCTGGCGTCCGGCGAGATGAGTCAGCTGCAGGCGCTCGTCGAAGCCGAGGTGCTCATCCGGCACCTCGAAGACGGCGACCTGCTCGCGGACCTCCACGAGGACGCGATGCCCGAACTCGCCGAGTTCGAGGGGGAGTTCGACGTTCACGACCCCGACAGCGCGCTCAGAGCCACCGAGCGCGTGCTGTCGTCGGTCCGACGCGGCCTGCGGACGCTGACGAACGCCAGCGGCTTCGCCGGACTCATCCCCCACGTCGGCTCGAACCTCGCCGAGTGTCTGCCCGACGCCGAGGAGATAGAAGGCGTCGCCGCCGTTCCGGGGCGCATCTTCGACGTGAAAGGTCGCGCCACCGTCGCGGGCGACCCCGAGTTCGGCGCGAGCGGCCACGTCGCGTCCGTGCTGCTCTCGGCGCGAAGCGCGGGCGCACCGGTCCGCGCCGCGGTGAACGTCCGCTACGACCCCGACATCGTCGCGTCGCTCGAAGCGGCGGGCTACCAGAGCATCGAGTTCGACCCCGACGCGCCGACAGACGCCGTCGCCGCCGCCCTCGACGGCGTGGACCTCGACGAGACGTTCGTGCTGTACCAGACGGGGAGCTACGGCATCGAACCCATCACGTACGTGCTGGGCCCGGACGCACCGACGGTCGCCGCCGCGGTTCGAGAGCTGTTGCGATGA
- the pth2 gene encoding peptidyl-tRNA hydrolase Pth2 — MKQVIVARTDIGMGRGKLAAQVAHASLSAYEDADSRTRKKWKGEGQKKVVVKARGEKELFRLADLAEREGLPNAIVRDAGHTQLDPGTVTALAVGPGQDNLVDKVTGDLSLY, encoded by the coding sequence ATGAAGCAGGTCATCGTCGCCCGGACCGACATCGGGATGGGCCGCGGAAAGCTCGCCGCGCAGGTCGCCCACGCCTCGCTGTCGGCGTACGAGGACGCCGACTCGCGGACGCGGAAGAAGTGGAAAGGCGAGGGGCAGAAGAAAGTCGTCGTGAAGGCCCGAGGCGAGAAGGAGCTGTTCCGCCTCGCGGACCTCGCCGAGCGCGAGGGACTGCCGAACGCTATCGTCCGCGACGCCGGACACACGCAACTGGACCCGGGAACGGTGACGGCGCTCGCCGTCGGTCCCGGTCAGGACAACCTCGTCGACAAGGTGACCGGCGACCTCTCGCTGTACTGA
- a CDS encoding Yip1 family protein, whose protein sequence is MPRTPLLHPDEYFRERAPGLDFGYALVLAVVVALLTTAAVGFVGWQFSEALDTTITVENENRPPDWVCEDNGDDWPGCDEPETRELDLGDELWDRFVGLLPVVFFSSLLGWLVVGVFLHLLSRGGGRGTFGDTLAVAAWGGVPMFVESAVGLVAASRVVRGTSFSQNPEVLLQQLQELQSFLDWPLTFAVGLVVAGWQLFVWRAGLEHARGLDSDAALGVAGLVAFVVFLLGVVG, encoded by the coding sequence ATGCCCCGCACACCCCTCCTCCACCCCGACGAGTACTTCCGAGAGCGCGCGCCCGGACTCGATTTCGGATATGCGCTCGTGCTTGCCGTGGTCGTGGCGTTACTGACGACGGCCGCCGTCGGCTTCGTCGGCTGGCAGTTCAGCGAAGCGCTGGACACGACCATCACCGTCGAGAACGAGAACCGGCCGCCGGATTGGGTCTGCGAGGACAACGGCGACGACTGGCCCGGTTGCGACGAGCCGGAGACCCGGGAGTTGGACCTTGGCGACGAGCTCTGGGACCGATTCGTGGGACTTCTCCCCGTCGTGTTTTTCTCGTCGCTCCTCGGGTGGCTCGTCGTCGGTGTCTTCCTCCACCTCCTCTCGCGCGGCGGCGGCCGGGGGACGTTCGGCGACACGCTGGCCGTCGCCGCGTGGGGCGGCGTGCCGATGTTCGTCGAGTCGGCCGTCGGTCTCGTCGCGGCGTCGAGAGTCGTCCGCGGGACGTCGTTCTCGCAGAACCCCGAGGTGCTGCTCCAGCAGCTACAGGAACTGCAGTCGTTTCTCGACTGGCCCCTCACGTTCGCGGTCGGTCTCGTCGTCGCGGGGTGGCAACTGTTCGTCTGGCGCGCGGGCCTCGAACACGCCCGCGGCCTCGATAGCGACGCGGCGCTCGGCGTCGCCGGCCTCGTCGCGTTCGTCGTGTTCCTGCTCGGAGTCGTGGGCTGA
- a CDS encoding helix-turn-helix domain-containing protein produces the protein MLIAELTLSSSILEGALANAPGVTVTLDQQYARETGTSLLQVQATGDGLGGFDAALDDDPTVSDAVVLCEADGWRQYRITLSPEGDDASTYYARTELDAVLLNAEATVDGWSLRMQFPDRASVSAYRQRCIDTGLSFQLHRLYRGSPNGRTRYGLTAAQEAVLTAAFEAGYFEVPRRCSLADIGEKLGISGQAASERLRRGLQALLQSTLSSREPTRRVDTDRQNTEFETRDGTAD, from the coding sequence ATGCTCATCGCTGAACTCACCCTTTCGAGTTCGATCCTCGAAGGTGCGTTAGCGAACGCGCCAGGGGTGACCGTCACGCTCGACCAGCAGTACGCGCGGGAGACGGGGACCAGCCTCCTACAGGTTCAAGCGACCGGCGACGGCCTCGGCGGTTTCGACGCCGCGCTCGACGACGACCCGACCGTCTCGGACGCGGTCGTTCTCTGCGAGGCCGACGGCTGGCGACAGTACCGGATCACCCTCAGTCCGGAGGGCGACGACGCCTCGACGTACTACGCCCGAACGGAACTGGACGCGGTGCTTCTGAACGCCGAAGCGACCGTCGACGGGTGGTCGCTCCGGATGCAGTTCCCCGACCGCGCGTCCGTTTCGGCGTACCGCCAGCGCTGCATCGATACGGGACTTTCGTTCCAGCTTCACCGACTCTACCGCGGGTCCCCCAACGGCCGGACGCGGTACGGGCTGACCGCCGCCCAAGAGGCCGTGCTAACCGCCGCGTTCGAGGCGGGGTACTTCGAGGTGCCGCGCCGCTGTTCGCTCGCGGACATCGGCGAGAAGCTGGGCATCTCCGGACAGGCGGCCTCGGAGCGCCTCCGGCGGGGACTCCAGGCGCTGCTGCAGAGCACGCTTTCGAGTCGTGAGCCGACGCGACGGGTCGACACCGACCGACAGAACACGGAGTTCGAGACGCGCGACGGTACCGCCGACTGA
- a CDS encoding class I SAM-dependent methyltransferase: protein MSDRDADPDATATGVSSSGVATAQEFYSRWARVYDALATYGPGVSTLRERTAAALDLAPGDTVVEMGCGTGANFAYLRERVGPSGTVVGLDFSPGALAVARERVAREGWANVHVVRADATRPPVRGADAVVASFVSGMLADPAAAVDDWADLVGPGGRLALLDLARSTRPEARPLNALFHGLVLAGMPSKRPADLSAATELLDRRVVAAQNALRGRCDDATYSTHALGFARLGAGTVR from the coding sequence ATGAGCGACCGGGACGCCGACCCGGACGCGACCGCGACCGGCGTGTCGTCGTCCGGCGTCGCGACCGCGCAAGAGTTCTACAGCCGCTGGGCACGGGTGTACGACGCGCTGGCGACGTACGGTCCGGGCGTGTCGACGCTCCGCGAACGCACCGCGGCGGCGCTCGACCTCGCTCCGGGCGACACCGTCGTCGAGATGGGCTGCGGGACGGGTGCGAACTTCGCGTACCTCCGCGAGCGGGTCGGTCCCTCGGGCACCGTCGTCGGCCTCGACTTCTCGCCGGGGGCGCTCGCCGTCGCCCGCGAGCGAGTCGCCCGCGAGGGCTGGGCGAACGTCCACGTCGTCCGCGCGGACGCGACGAGGCCCCCAGTGAGGGGAGCCGACGCCGTCGTCGCCTCGTTCGTCTCCGGGATGCTCGCCGACCCCGCCGCCGCCGTCGACGACTGGGCCGACCTCGTCGGTCCCGGCGGTCGCCTCGCGCTGCTGGATCTGGCGCGGAGCACGCGACCCGAAGCCCGCCCGCTGAACGCGCTGTTTCACGGCCTCGTGCTCGCGGGGATGCCCTCGAAGCGCCCGGCGGACCTCAGCGCCGCGACCGAGCTACTCGACCGCCGCGTCGTCGCCGCCCAGAACGCGCTCCGAGGGCGGTGCGACGACGCGACGTACTCGACGCACGCGCTCGGGTTCGCCCGTCTCGGCGCGGGCACGGTTCGCTGA
- a CDS encoding SDR family NAD(P)-dependent oxidoreductase: MELPDESAAGYVALVTGGTSGLGASVSRRLADRGASVAIVGRNRERGRTVAADLRERTEGDVAFYRADLASQSAVRKLAAEFRARTDRLDLLVNGAGVFSSSRELTADGIERTFAVNHLAPFLLTHELLSLLRAAAPSRVVTVSSGLLERGELDFSDLFSGGGYDGMDAYARSKLANVLFTEELAERLGERDGPDDAGVTAAAVNPGFVPSTNLARGASLRGRLLLTAFSRLPLGFTRSLDEGTESILAAADATGPAGRGGVYVDAAEVRPASSVGDETTRRRLWDVSAGLVGVSPDGW, encoded by the coding sequence ATGGAACTGCCGGACGAGAGCGCGGCCGGATACGTCGCGCTCGTCACGGGCGGGACGAGCGGTCTTGGCGCGTCGGTGTCGCGTCGACTCGCCGACCGCGGGGCGTCGGTCGCCATCGTCGGCCGAAACCGAGAACGCGGCCGGACGGTCGCCGCCGACCTCCGCGAGCGAACCGAGGGCGACGTCGCCTTCTATCGAGCCGACCTCGCTTCACAGTCGGCCGTCCGAAAGCTCGCCGCCGAGTTCCGCGCCCGCACCGACCGACTCGACCTGCTCGTCAACGGTGCGGGCGTCTTCTCGTCGTCTCGGGAGCTAACTGCCGACGGCATCGAACGCACCTTCGCCGTCAACCACCTCGCGCCGTTTCTGCTGACGCACGAGTTGCTTTCGCTGCTCCGGGCCGCAGCGCCGTCGCGCGTCGTCACCGTCTCGTCGGGGTTGCTCGAACGCGGCGAACTCGACTTCTCGGACCTCTTCTCCGGAGGCGGCTACGACGGGATGGACGCCTACGCGCGGTCGAAGCTCGCCAACGTGTTGTTCACCGAGGAACTGGCCGAACGACTCGGTGAGAGGGACGGACCCGACGACGCGGGCGTCACCGCCGCCGCGGTCAACCCCGGATTCGTCCCGAGTACGAACCTCGCGCGCGGGGCGTCGCTCCGCGGTCGCCTGCTGCTCACCGCTTTCTCTCGTCTGCCGCTCGGGTTCACGCGCTCTCTCGACGAGGGGACCGAGAGCATCCTCGCCGCGGCCGACGCCACCGGGCCCGCCGGACGGGGTGGCGTCTACGTCGACGCCGCGGAGGTTCGGCCGGCGTCGTCGGTCGGCGACGAGACGACGCGGCGTCGGCTCTGGGACGTGAGCGCCGGACTGGTCGGCGTCTCGCCGGACGGGTGGTAA